The segment CAATAAAAATCAATGGTATATCCATATGATCAACAAATTTCAGCTGAGAAACACTTTTTAGTTAGGGAGAGAGGTATATGAATTAATGCAATGCTGAAAGCATTTAACAAACATGAAACTACATGACATATGAAATTATTGAGAAGAAACAAAGTCTGAAAAGTTTTCTTCTTGATCTTGACATCCTGATCAAAGATAATAAAGCTTTCTTACAAcccctttttctatttttctagtAAGTTTACAACAAATCTATGCATAGCTGCAAGCAAGACAGAATACTTGCACCAGATAACTTAACAATACTTTCACTTTTGTCCtcataattaaatacattaagAAAACCAGTTGAAGCTTCAACCTTGGCGAAAAGTTGTAGTAATAGAATGACATTATTATGGAAAAAGGATAGGATTCCAAGTCCATTCCTCCACACTCAACCCAGTGTACTTGCAATGTAAAGGTTTTACTATTGTTTATGCTCGCTGACATTCGTTGGTCTGAAACTCTTGGACATCAATGAAACTGGATGAATTAGTACTGCAACAAATTTCCTAAAGGGTATGACTAACAGCAAAAGACTGGGGTTAGAACAGAGGAGGTTATGAAATTATCTCCCTCAGTTTTTCCTAGTACTAAACCAGTAAAGTGAGGTGATTAATTAGATTTAGCAACGACAAAGATTAGAGTAAAATGCGTGCGTTACCGTATAAAAGCGGAATAATTAGCATAAACGCTTTTACGCATTTCTTCAGCAGAAGCTCTCTTCAAATCCAACAGATAGGAACATAATTGTCTTATTTCCTGGTAATGGAatcaattattattaaaattatcctaatttgaaacaaattctTACTGAGAAAGAAAAGCAAACAGACCTTGTCGTTGAGAGAACACTTTGACTGAACAAAAGCATCGGCGTCGAACCTGTCGGATTTGAAAACATTGAGGCCTTCTTCGATCTTCGTGCCGTTTTCTTTGGCAGCTGTGGTGGGTCGAGTGGACCGCCCTGTTTTCGCAGTTGCCATTTCCGTCTCTTGCAGTTGAAATCAGATCGAAGCAGAAGCTTAGAACAAATGTTGATTGGGAAAtttttgaaagaagaaaaggaaagtgGGTTTAAAGGGCAGTCTAGGGAATTTTAGATGATTCCGGCCATTAGAACCCAACAAAGTTGGTGACTTCGGTGGAAAGGCAGGCAGCAGGTGGGCGTGGTGGGttcaaagaaaacaaaaacaaaataaaataagtattttttaTGGAATATTTCTTAATAATTTAAGGTTAATTAGAATTAAGTagactaaattattagtaaatttatattttaattatttaattttaaatattataaatttatgaaattaaaatttaaatattttatttttatctttaaaattaatTGTTAGATTGACTTAATTTTAGAATATATTTTTActctaataaatattaatttattgtttttattattgaattgttaCTTAAAATTACtagtcaaattttaaaaaaacttaacCATTTAATGAGCAAAACAATAAAAtaactttaataaaaatattcaaataattaatgaccaaattataaaattattaataatttaataactttagATAAAATTTACCCTTAAATCTTAATCATAGTAAGCGGCGGCACATACTTTTATCCCTCTAGATTTATGGCATCAGCGCGTCAGTTGGGATTGGTTTTTACTCTTCCTCGTTGTCATAGTCAACAGATGTTTGGGGTGAATATAATCCTGAATTCACTCCATTATAACTTAAATTCAGTAGTTAAGATTTCAATAGAATTATTTTTCTTCACTTAGTTTTCTAATTTATCAAATGATACATTAGTTTATATGTTATTAAAATGGAATaattctcaaaattttaatttatatataatttaatatataaaatttaatcaatttaactaTACACATAAAATTTTGATTGTGATTAAAGtgcatatattttaaaaataaatatattaaattatttttatattaaatatatctAATTATTTGTATTGcaatatgtatgtttaaaatgaaattataatgaTAACActgtttaaaataaaattataatgataattatgttaataatttattaaaattgaattaaattaatattttatgtataaaattatacaaaattaaaatttatgtataatattACACATTGAACAAATATTTATGAatagttttgagatttatcttaaaagataaataaagtcaattttaaaatttatgatttaaaaatattatttattatataatagaATTAATGTTTTGAATTTCTTTATAGTTATATAGATTCAACAACGCACTGAagcattatattaaaatttatgatttaaaaatattatttattatctaATAGAATTAATGTTTTGAATTTCTTTATAGTTATATAGATTCAACAATGCACTGAAGCATTATAAAATTGTAAACAATTTGATAACTTGACCTACTACTTGCAAAATAGGTCATGGTTCACTATAAGCTATTATTAAGGAGCTCACACTAGAACCTTTGTACTTTGTTAGTTAATTAGTCTTAAGCATGTCTTAACAAGGGAATAGGATGCATTTTGGCCTGCCATGTGCTTAATCAGACAAAATTTTGATGTGCATGTGTCCAAACTCTACAAAATTTATATAGTTTATACCATTTGTtttgtatttttaataatttttttgttatgttttaaaaaaattattttaattaattgaatgtaaTAGTAAGATATATTGTATTTTTAAGAGGAGAAttcatatttaaatattaaaaaatattgttaaaaaaataattacaagCCTTAAAATAAACTGTAAAacgaaatatattaaaaaattcaatatttattatattcatgttatttttagaatatatcgtattttatataatttacctTTTAATACatttacaataaaatttttatgttttacttTTTACGAATTGAGTATAGATTGATAAATACCACTTCCAACTAATTGTAATCTTAAGTAACACTGACATTTCTACGTTTTCAGTCGTACTCCTCCCACGTTTATTCGATCTCGGTATGTAGAGAGCGTCAACTcccaaacggcgccgttttgggaAATCAGCTGCGAGACAGCAAACAAAAAACTAGACAAGAAAAACGagagaaagaaaatcaaactAACGAAATACACACTCTTTCTCAGTCTTTAATTAATTCCTCTTCCGCCTGACTCAGGTCAGATCCGTTTTCTATCCACAAACAAAGAAGCAAATTCGTTTCTTTGTTTCAAGAAAACGAAGAAATGTCAAATTCGCATAGCGATACGATACCTCTTCACCCCTCGTCCCAATCGGACATCGACGAGATCGAGAATCTAATCAATGCCAGCGTCCAATCCGGTCCAGCCACTGTACTCCCGGCCCGCCCTCCAAGCCCACCTCGGGCCTCCATCCCGGTCTCTTCTTCCCCCTTCATCCAGTCCAAAATCCCTCCTCCGCCTCCGCAGTCTTCATCATCGTCCAATCATAAGGTGCCGTCTGTCCCTGCTGCCCCTCCTCCTCCTCCCCCCGTCGGTAACTCTAGCAGCATCGTGGCCACCGGGTTCGGTCCTCCGCCTAACACCCTAACGGAGCCTGTTTGGGACACCGTGAAAAGAGATCTGTCCAGGATCGTTAGTAACTTGAAGCTGGTGGTGTTTCCGAACCCCTACAGAGAAGATCCTGGAAAGGCGTTGAGAGATTGGGATCTGTGGGGTCCTTTCTTCTTCATTGTCTTCTTGGGACTCACGCTTTCTTGGTCTGCCTCCGTTAAAAAGGTTTTGCTCTCACGTTTGACTTCGatttactttctttttttcttcctgCGTTTGTTAATTTGTGATTAATTGATTTGATGGACATCAAACTAATTCTGGCAGTCATCTTTAAAATCTATTAAACTTGTTGTGGATCTTGCAAAAAAGAGTATTGCATATCATGTTAATTTAAGTTAAAGGGAAATTAGTTTTATCTTGAAACCTTCTGATTGTCTTCTATTTGCTTATCACTTAAAAAGTCCTCAGGAGTTATAAGTAAATGACGATACAGAAAGCGAACAAATCTCTAAAATGTAACACTCTGTTCTATAATAATTGTTTTACCCTAAAGTAGCATTGTGCACTTTGTTTTTCGaatatttgtaattattttttCATAGGACAAAAAAGTCGGTTGAATGGATCAAATTTATCCCTTTCATGGATGGATCAAGGACGCTATTTCTTATGAAGGATTCGGATCTATGCGTATTTTTCCTATTGGAATGAGATAAGGATTCTCTATTTAGATAGATCTTCACCATAATTTATTTTTCCCCTTTCATTAACTTGGACTTTTCTTTCTAAAATTTATCTCCATTACTTGATCTATGTAGTAGACTGCTTATCTAAGAAGAAGGCTTAGTTTGTAATTACTGTTATATTTGATAGCTTTCCTATGGGTTGTGTTTTGAAGGTTTATTCAACTCTAGGCTTGAACTAAAGTTGTACTTCTTAAGATTTGGAACTAGGGCCAATATATAGTTTTATACCTCTTTCCGGTAGGTTGTATATTGTTATTCTCAGCTGgtcttattatttttgtaatgtcTGTTCTTGGCTATTTTCTTAAGTTTAGTTATCTTGGAATGCCATTCTCTGTTGATCATTACCTCTCCTTCAAAATTATAGATTTTACATAGAGTTTTGGCACTCTCCCATCATGGACTAGGAGCTAGATGACTTGGATACTTTGTCCTTAGGATGCAAGGTTCTGACGCAATTGAAGTTCTCATTCCATTTAGAGATGGAAATGATCCAGAACATTCACTGATAAAAATTGAAATCAATCTAGCGAAAATTGAAGATAGCTTGAGGTGCTGCATTGTCTATTTGCAAATATCTTTGGATGTATGATGATATTGCTTTTATTTTAAAGAGATATCATCTCATTGTATTTTGTGATTACCGGCAATCTTGCATAACCTTGTATTATATTTGTGATTTCTCCTCCTGTAATCTTGCCTTTTCTTTTCTACTTTCTAGTCTTTTAATTTGATGACGATATTATTGTACATCTTTCTGTGATGCATATTTTCACCGTATAAGAGGCATCTCTTGTACTTAGGCCCTTCCTTTTCTCTGCTATATTATTAACCTAtattttgtttcttataaaaattataatggtTTTTTTGTTAGTCAGTACTAACTTTTTCTCCTCTTAAAAAATGTTCCAGTCTGAGGTATTTGCTGTCGCATTTGCACTGCTTGCAGCTGGTGCTATAATCTTGACATTGAATGTTCTACTACTGGTAACGGCCTTTCTCCTTTAGAGAGTAAATTTTGACTTTGTGCGAGCTTTTGAAATCTAGTCAATGTTATATCTGGTTTGGGAATTCCCATTTAACTTATGATTGAATGCcactattttgaaattttggtttaAAATGCTGTGCATAGATGTTAAGTGAATGATTTGTGCTGAAGTTTGTTTGCTTGGTATTTTTTCAGGGTGGGCATATCATTTTCTTCCAGAGTCTGAGTCTTCTTGGTTATTGTTTATTCCCTCTGGATATAGGAGCCCTTATCTGTTTGTTGAAGGACAATGTGATAATCAAAATGATTGTGGTTAGTGTGACATTGGCTTGGAGCTCATGGGCAGCCTATCCTTTCATGAGTTCAGCTGTGAATCCAAGGAGAAAAGCACTTGCACTCTATCCTGTTTTTCTTATGTATGTATCGGTTGGTTTTCTCATCATTGCCATTGATTGAAGTTCTTCCCCTTTAAGGGTTCGAAAACAGTTACAGAAACTTATATGGAGTAACATAGTAATGTCATGTGGATGTGGTTACTGTATTTTTTTTGGACTTGACACAATGTCTTGGAATGCTCAGTTGCCAAATATGATATACTGTCTGTATCAAATCCTTTTTTTGTTCTACAACATCTTAATTTCTCCATTTCTTTTGGTAGAGCGATGATTTAATGGCTCAGGCTGCAATGGGGGGCATATTAGGTATTTGAGCTTGTTTTGTTTTTCGATTTTTTCGCTTCACCTCTGCATGCATGTCTGAAGTATTTGATGTACCAAAGTTCACACTTCATTGCCTTCGAAATAAAGTAGGAATATCTAGTAAGATATATTTTCATTTGACAATGAATGGCAATGGGCTTTTTCCGTGTGGATGTTGTTGATCATGCCTACTACTAGAGGTTATCGGTGCCTTACGTCAACTTCGGGAGCCTGGGTTGTTTATTTAGTGGAGGTGCCATGCTACTTGAAGAGGTGAGTTAGTCTGTATGTGACAGTTTTTGCCTGAGCTGTGCAGAATATGAACATATTTAATCCTCTCTCCGCTTCTCCTCTTTAAATAGTTGGCCtgccttatttttctttttgtgcCCTTTTGTCATCGTGTGGACACCTGCTTCGTTCACATAGCGTGATAGTTAAGGCATATGTAAGGGGATTGTTTGCATTTTCTCTTGAATTCCTTGGGTTGTAACTTCAATCGAATTTGACCTGTTGACTTTTCGATTGAAATCAAATTGGATCGAATGAGTTTATCGAATTCGGTGAGTTGAGTGCGTGTCAATAAAAATTTAATGGTAAAAGAACAATAGATTTTTAAGTTGCATATTACCCTctttacttaaaaaaaaaatacatattagtCTCTTTACTTAGAAATTGAGTAAATTAGTATCTTTATATTATACTTATTTTGGTGATTTATATAATAATAGATTTAGAAATTAAGTAAATTAGTCTCTTTGTATTATACTTATTTGGGTAATTTATATAATAATGGTAAATTTAGCTCTATTTTTTACACATCTATGAAAAAATCAATgccaacaaataatttaaaaattataaaagttataatattataaaaccaaaaattccaaaattttgaagaaatctctttgaatatttaaatattaaaaatattttttaaaaattttaaatattaaaaatatttttttcacatTTTCAGTAAACAATCTAAAATAGAAAtacaaaagaattttaaaatttaaatttttttaaagtgtGCAAAAGTTTATGACAAACAAAAACTGTAAAAATCAAAATAAGATAGAAAATAAAGATAACTTCATTGCGTaagtagtattaaaatatattaacgaTTATTTGCAGTTTTTttatcatgttttcataaaaatatattaGAAGTGATAAAATTGACGTTTATTCGTTTTTCTATTTTgaaggttttttttattttatacataaatttcgaatttttgaatattttaagaatttttaaatttccttttccatttatagatttttatataactttaaaattttaagaaattcttATTGAAAACTTAAAAAGCTTTTTTTGTGGTTGTacgtatattttaattttattataaacaaatcattaaaatttgaagatttttattcatataattttgaattttaaattttttagaattttaagaaaaatatatattgaagttttggaaaaaatatttttattatttttatgtatctGTTGTTTATTTCTTAAAAGTTTTGAAgagttcttttaaaaaaatttcataaatctttttataatttaatgattttatttttaaattatttatgttttaaagttGTGTTAATATTGCATACATAATAAAGTAGTGTCACAATACCAATAAAATACCCATCAATTACCACATCATTATTTGATGCACTTTTTAATAAAgccattaaaatttaataaaattttattttactttgacTTAAAATAAAAGGTTGATGATCAAATTttcttaaattgaaaaaataaaaattaaattaagctATAAAAGCCTTATTATAcattatataaaaactaaaataagctTCTACTCAACTTCGTAATTCACAATGAAAAAAAATACATAGACATCTACCTAATTGATGAAGTCAATGTCAGTGTATTACTTTCAAACATTAACATCACTAACACG is part of the Gossypium arboreum isolate Shixiya-1 chromosome 5, ASM2569848v2, whole genome shotgun sequence genome and harbors:
- the LOC108453658 gene encoding protein YIP4b-like, yielding MSNSHSDTIPLHPSSQSDIDEIENLINASVQSGPATVLPARPPSPPRASIPVSSSPFIQSKIPPPPPQSSSSSNHKVPSVPAAPPPPPPVGNSSSIVATGFGPPPNTLTEPVWDTVKRDLSRIVSNLKLVVFPNPYREDPGKALRDWDLWGPFFFIVFLGLTLSWSASVKKSEVFAVAFALLAAGAIILTLNVLLLGGHIIFFQSLSLLGYCLFPLDIGALICLLKDNVIIKMIVVSVTLAWSSWAAYPFMSSAVNPRRKALALYPVFLMYVSVGFLIIAID